One Dethiosulfovibrio faecalis genomic region harbors:
- a CDS encoding peptidoglycan D,D-transpeptidase FtsI family protein, with protein sequence MKKFFPWMLLFLVMAGLIGRIVVLQIHPDDRVLERLGTQNNRLGRTCSTRGPILDRRGEPLAISVPTASLYIDPQEWNTDSVGKLSEWVSKEKATILSSLKKGRFYWLLRQMEDEKAKKILDMGLDGLHVLQENKRVYPNENLLSHVLGYCDIDGIGLAGLELIWNDVLYTPSGWTMKTRSQRDFDLMNPEGKVFLTVDRRIQYILEKRLSDISAKEKVKWGAALCLESDTGRVVGMASWPSFNANKRTTINDENMTNNCIGRVYEPGSTLKPIIVAMALKSRLVGKNSWFVDNGRIKVADGWISNSHGRGRGKIDLSDVLIYSSNVGMAQIGIKLNPYEAYRDLGAWGFGKKSGVELNGEENGLLLPPERWYGVIPANVAIGQGIAVTPIQLITAFNAIINGGKLLLPHIVDRVEDGEGKSIYRSQTVVLRDLLPPDYVDWFRKTLRRVIVEGTGKKADCQEVKIGGKTGTAQVATKGEYSKERMVASFIGFWPYDSPEYTLLVVLGEPGQGRYYGGDIAAPVFKAIVEDIERLNSGG encoded by the coding sequence ATGAAAAAATTTTTCCCGTGGATGCTTCTTTTTCTGGTTATGGCTGGACTCATAGGTAGGATCGTCGTTCTTCAGATACATCCTGACGATAGGGTCTTAGAGAGGCTCGGAACTCAGAATAACAGACTTGGTAGGACCTGTTCAACCAGAGGGCCTATCTTGGATAGAAGAGGCGAGCCTTTGGCGATTTCCGTCCCTACCGCAAGCCTGTACATCGATCCCCAGGAATGGAACACCGATAGCGTCGGAAAGCTGAGCGAGTGGGTATCGAAGGAGAAAGCGACCATACTGTCGTCGCTTAAAAAAGGTCGTTTTTATTGGCTCCTGAGGCAAATGGAGGATGAAAAAGCAAAAAAAATACTCGACATGGGGTTGGATGGACTCCATGTTCTTCAGGAGAATAAGAGGGTGTATCCTAACGAGAATCTACTGTCTCATGTTTTGGGATACTGCGATATAGATGGGATAGGGCTGGCCGGATTGGAACTGATATGGAACGATGTACTTTACACTCCTTCCGGTTGGACAATGAAAACCAGAAGTCAAAGGGACTTCGACCTCATGAACCCCGAGGGCAAGGTTTTTTTGACCGTGGACCGTCGTATTCAATATATCCTTGAAAAGCGACTCTCGGATATATCGGCCAAGGAAAAGGTCAAATGGGGTGCCGCCCTTTGTTTGGAAAGCGATACCGGGAGAGTCGTCGGAATGGCCAGCTGGCCTAGCTTTAATGCCAACAAAAGAACAACTATAAACGACGAAAACATGACGAATAACTGTATCGGCAGGGTCTACGAACCAGGCTCCACATTGAAACCGATTATAGTGGCCATGGCCCTTAAGTCTAGATTAGTGGGTAAAAACTCCTGGTTTGTCGATAACGGCAGGATCAAGGTCGCCGACGGTTGGATTTCAAACTCTCATGGACGAGGTAGGGGTAAGATCGACCTTTCCGATGTGCTTATATATTCTTCCAACGTCGGGATGGCTCAGATCGGCATAAAACTCAATCCCTACGAAGCCTACAGAGATCTGGGAGCCTGGGGGTTCGGAAAGAAATCCGGAGTGGAGTTGAACGGAGAGGAGAACGGGTTGTTGCTCCCTCCCGAAAGGTGGTACGGGGTAATCCCTGCTAACGTAGCGATCGGACAGGGAATAGCCGTTACTCCCATTCAACTTATCACAGCTTTCAACGCCATCATAAACGGGGGGAAACTGTTGCTTCCTCATATAGTCGATAGGGTAGAGGATGGAGAGGGGAAATCCATATATCGATCTCAGACGGTCGTCCTGAGAGACCTGCTCCCCCCGGATTACGTCGATTGGTTTAGAAAGACGCTTCGAAGAGTGATAGTTGAGGGAACCGGCAAAAAAGCCGACTGTCAAGAAGTTAAAATAGGAGGAAAGACCGGAACCGCCCAGGTGGCTACAAAAGGCGAGTACTCCAAAGAGCGTATGGTGGCGTCGTTCATAGGTTTTTGGCCTTACGACTCTCCTGAATATACCTTGTTGGTCGTTCTCGGAGAGCCCGGCCAAGGCAGATATTACGGAGGAGACATAGCCGCTCCGGTCTTTAAGGCTATAGTTGAGGACATAGAGAGATTGAACTCTGGAGGATAA
- the rsmH gene encoding 16S rRNA (cytosine(1402)-N(4))-methyltransferase RsmH yields MKVKHVPVMLEEVLEYLIKTSSPERIVDATLGLGGYSEAILNRIEEAKVFGIDRDPQALTMASERLSSFGERFIPIKGNFSDLKGLLEDINGTPVGGVVFDLGVSNMQISLPERGFSFRENGPLDMRMNHEDGGESAADMVRELTAPELSEIFRKYGEERFAWPIAKSIVRHREKSGPIEDTDTLVEVIRKALPAPVMRKAKGHPARKVFQALRIAVNKEMDALNDGLDAALKVISPGGVVVVVSYHSLEDRVVKWKFREWKDQGEGVILTKKALTPSDLEIENNPKSRSAKLRAFAKG; encoded by the coding sequence GTGAAGGTCAAGCACGTTCCAGTTATGTTGGAGGAGGTCTTGGAATATCTGATAAAAACGAGCTCTCCTGAACGTATAGTAGACGCTACCTTAGGTTTGGGAGGGTATTCGGAAGCGATTCTGAATCGCATAGAAGAGGCAAAGGTTTTCGGGATAGACAGAGACCCTCAGGCTTTGACCATGGCCTCGGAAAGATTGAGTTCATTTGGAGAGAGATTCATTCCCATAAAGGGTAACTTTTCCGATCTAAAGGGGTTGCTCGAAGATATTAATGGAACCCCGGTGGGGGGAGTCGTCTTCGATTTAGGGGTCTCCAATATGCAGATATCCCTACCGGAAAGGGGTTTTTCCTTCAGGGAAAACGGGCCTTTGGATATGAGAATGAACCACGAAGACGGAGGCGAGAGTGCTGCCGATATGGTCAGAGAGCTAACCGCCCCCGAGCTGAGCGAGATTTTTAGGAAATATGGCGAGGAGCGCTTTGCCTGGCCGATAGCAAAATCCATAGTCCGCCATCGTGAGAAGAGCGGTCCTATAGAGGATACGGATACCCTGGTGGAGGTCATTCGTAAGGCACTTCCCGCTCCAGTTATGAGAAAAGCCAAAGGACACCCAGCCAGAAAGGTCTTTCAGGCTCTTAGAATTGCTGTAAACAAGGAGATGGATGCCCTGAACGACGGGCTGGATGCCGCCCTAAAGGTAATATCTCCTGGGGGAGTGGTGGTGGTGGTATCGTATCACTCCCTTGAGGATAGAGTGGTTAAATGGAAATTCAGGGAATGGAAGGACCAGGGAGAAGGGGTTATCTTGACTAAAAAAGCCCTGACGCCCTCGGATCTTGAGATAGAGAATAATCCCAAATCCAGAAGTGCTAAGCTTAGAGCTTTCGCCAAAGGATAG
- the mraZ gene encoding division/cell wall cluster transcriptional repressor MraZ, whose amino-acid sequence MAMSLLTLSPLRPTVYLVYRGEKWDIMGVEVMFMGNYDHKIDDKGRMILPSRFRHALGSPVVCTVGIERCMSVYPLDSWQTFVARFDELPFSKEKSRNFKRVLFSMADEIVPDKTGRILIAPSLRGYGGLEEDVSVIGVEDHIEIWDRVRWNDRRSTLLGDLGKMIEEVMQ is encoded by the coding sequence ATGGCCATGAGCCTCTTGACTCTTTCGCCTTTACGTCCTACTGTTTACTTGGTATATCGTGGAGAGAAATGGGATATTATGGGGGTAGAAGTCATGTTTATGGGGAACTATGACCATAAAATAGACGATAAGGGGCGGATGATCCTTCCTTCCCGATTTCGTCACGCCCTCGGATCCCCCGTCGTATGTACCGTCGGGATAGAGAGATGCATGTCAGTATACCCACTTGATAGTTGGCAGACCTTCGTAGCTCGCTTCGATGAACTGCCTTTTTCTAAAGAGAAATCCAGAAACTTCAAGAGAGTCCTTTTCTCTATGGCTGACGAAATTGTGCCGGATAAAACCGGACGTATTCTCATCGCTCCATCTCTTCGTGGTTATGGAGGGCTGGAAGAGGACGTTTCGGTTATAGGTGTCGAGGACCACATAGAGATATGGGACCGTGTCCGTTGGAACGACAGAAGGTCTACCTTGCTTGGAGACCTGGGGAAGATGATCGAGGAAGTGATGCAGTGA
- a CDS encoding CheR family methyltransferase produces MVANEKDYDSPEYTRFKQQVQKLTGLDLNSYKNQIHRRAHMLMSRWNLTDYDQYFTMINKNEDKLRDFLDYLTINVSEFLRNPPRWWDLRDHVIPDLIKTKGSKKLRLWSAGSATGEEPYSLAMLSSECGLSSTPPVHARDIDAGAIAIAQKGIYHKRQLVNVPPDWITRYFNVVDEQTYQVKDDLKKRVDFARLNLIEDRFEKDYDLILCRNVVIYFRPETKAVLYQKFFDALRPGGYLLVGSTEQIFEYKSYGFEAAKPFLYRKPLK; encoded by the coding sequence TTGGTCGCTAACGAAAAAGACTACGATTCGCCGGAGTACACACGCTTCAAACAACAGGTTCAAAAATTAACTGGATTAGATTTAAATTCATATAAAAATCAAATACATCGTCGTGCTCATATGCTCATGAGCCGATGGAATTTGACCGATTACGACCAGTACTTCACCATGATCAATAAAAACGAGGATAAACTGAGGGATTTTCTCGACTATCTTACGATAAACGTTTCGGAGTTTCTAAGAAATCCCCCACGGTGGTGGGATTTGAGAGATCATGTAATTCCAGATCTCATCAAGACCAAAGGCAGTAAAAAGCTTCGTCTTTGGAGCGCCGGATCTGCAACCGGAGAGGAACCCTACTCTCTCGCGATGTTGTCCAGCGAATGCGGGCTATCCTCCACTCCTCCTGTTCATGCGAGGGATATCGATGCCGGTGCAATCGCCATAGCCCAAAAGGGAATCTATCACAAGAGACAGCTGGTAAACGTTCCTCCCGATTGGATAACCAGGTATTTCAATGTCGTAGACGAACAGACCTATCAGGTTAAAGACGATCTCAAAAAGAGGGTCGATTTCGCCAGATTGAACCTGATAGAGGATAGGTTCGAAAAAGACTACGACCTCATACTGTGCAGAAACGTAGTCATATATTTCAGACCGGAGACGAAGGCAGTCCTTTATCAGAAGTTTTTCGATGCACTCAGACCGGGAGGGTATCTCCTAGTGGGATCCACGGAGCAGATTTTCGAGTATAAATCCTACGGATTCGAGGCTGCAAAGCCCTTTCTTTACAGAAAACCCCTCAAATAG
- a CDS encoding V-type ATP synthase subunit D has protein sequence MARLNVNPNRMELSRLKKNLVVAKRGHKLLKDKQDALIKAFLEKARKVKEQREAVEEELRRCYESFLLARAQTLPAMLEQALMIPGAKCRISVEHRNVMSVVVPEYGIDQEGKALNYGFATTLGSLDVALERFSSIMPKLIELAAEEKAIALMSTEIEKTRRRVNALEHVLIPATIETIKYITMKLEEQERSTLSRIMKIKDIVRSH, from the coding sequence ATGGCTCGTCTGAACGTCAACCCGAACCGAATGGAGCTATCCAGGCTCAAGAAAAACCTGGTGGTGGCCAAGAGGGGCCACAAACTCCTGAAGGACAAACAGGACGCCCTGATAAAGGCCTTTCTGGAAAAGGCCCGCAAGGTCAAGGAGCAACGCGAAGCGGTGGAGGAAGAGCTCCGTAGATGTTACGAGAGCTTTCTCCTCGCCAGAGCTCAGACCTTGCCCGCCATGTTGGAACAGGCACTTATGATTCCCGGGGCGAAGTGCCGTATCTCCGTGGAACATCGCAACGTCATGAGCGTTGTGGTCCCTGAATACGGTATAGACCAGGAAGGCAAGGCTCTCAACTACGGTTTTGCAACGACCCTGGGCAGTCTCGACGTCGCTCTCGAGCGTTTTTCCTCCATAATGCCGAAACTCATAGAGCTTGCGGCGGAGGAAAAGGCCATAGCTCTCATGTCAACCGAGATAGAGAAGACCCGACGAAGGGTCAACGCGTTGGAGCATGTCCTGATTCCGGCCACGATAGAGACCATAAAGTACATCACCATGAAGCTGGAGGAACAGGAGCGGTCGACTCTCAGCCGTATAATGAAGATCAAAGATATCGTCAGATCTCACTAA
- a CDS encoding V-type ATP synthase subunit B, with product MLPREYKTISSLQGPLLVVEKVQDVKYDELVEIELSNGEHRRGRVLEIDSNRALVQVFEGTDGIDIEDTKVRFVGKVLTLPVSGDMLGRVFNGRGEPIDGGAPIIAADNIDVNGLPMNPYSRDYPEEFIQTGISTIDGMNPMVRGQKLPIFSGAGLPHNRMAAQLARQANVISGHEAFAVVFAAMGITFEEASFFMEDFRRTGALERTVMYVNLADDPAIERITTPRLALTAAEYLAFEKNMHVLVILTDLTNYCEALREISAARKEVPGRRGYPGYLYTDLATMYERAGKIKGRSGSITQVPILTMPENDKTHPIPDLTGYITEGQIILSPNLHRKGIYPPVDVMPSLSRLKDKGIGKGKTREDHADLMNQLFAAYARGKEAKELAVILGEGALSEDDKAFASFADRFEDEYVRQGEYKNRTVEETLQLGWELLTMVPVKELKRVHDEYIERYLLPLKEGQKSAEEVKA from the coding sequence ATGTTGCCTAGAGAATATAAGACCATCAGCAGCCTTCAGGGACCGCTCCTCGTGGTTGAGAAAGTCCAGGACGTTAAATACGACGAGCTGGTCGAGATCGAGCTTTCCAACGGCGAACATCGTCGTGGGAGGGTCTTGGAGATAGACTCCAACAGAGCGTTGGTACAGGTTTTCGAGGGTACAGACGGGATCGACATAGAGGATACCAAGGTCCGTTTCGTCGGAAAGGTCCTCACCCTGCCGGTCAGCGGAGACATGCTGGGACGGGTCTTCAACGGTAGAGGAGAGCCCATCGACGGAGGGGCTCCGATAATCGCCGCCGACAACATCGATGTCAACGGTCTGCCAATGAACCCCTATTCCCGTGACTATCCGGAGGAGTTCATACAGACCGGTATATCGACCATCGATGGGATGAATCCCATGGTTCGAGGCCAGAAACTGCCCATATTCTCCGGAGCAGGGCTTCCCCACAACAGAATGGCGGCCCAGCTGGCCCGTCAGGCGAACGTAATCAGCGGCCACGAGGCTTTCGCCGTCGTATTTGCCGCCATGGGAATAACCTTCGAGGAGGCCTCTTTCTTCATGGAGGACTTCAGGAGAACCGGTGCTCTGGAGCGAACCGTAATGTACGTCAACCTGGCCGACGATCCGGCTATCGAGCGAATCACCACTCCCCGTTTGGCTTTGACTGCGGCGGAGTATCTCGCCTTCGAAAAGAATATGCACGTCTTGGTCATCCTTACCGACCTCACCAACTACTGCGAGGCTCTTCGTGAGATCTCGGCGGCCAGAAAAGAGGTTCCGGGTAGACGTGGTTACCCCGGATATCTCTACACCGACCTCGCCACTATGTACGAGCGGGCCGGTAAGATAAAGGGGCGCAGCGGATCCATAACCCAGGTTCCCATACTTACCATGCCGGAAAACGACAAGACCCACCCGATTCCGGACCTTACGGGTTATATCACAGAGGGTCAGATAATCCTCAGTCCCAACCTTCACCGTAAGGGCATATATCCCCCGGTGGACGTCATGCCTTCGCTGTCCAGACTCAAGGACAAGGGTATCGGCAAGGGAAAGACCAGAGAGGATCACGCCGACCTGATGAACCAGCTCTTCGCTGCCTACGCCAGGGGCAAGGAGGCCAAGGAGTTGGCCGTCATATTGGGAGAGGGTGCTCTGTCCGAGGACGACAAGGCTTTCGCCTCTTTCGCCGACCGTTTCGAGGACGAGTACGTCCGTCAGGGAGAGTACAAAAACCGGACGGTGGAGGAAACCCTTCAGCTTGGTTGGGAGCTCCTCACCATGGTCCCTGTCAAGGAACTCAAGCGTGTCCACGACGAGTATATAGAGAGGTATCTGCTGCCTCTCAAAGAGGGTCAGAAGTCCGCAGAAGAAGTCAAGGCTTAG
- a CDS encoding V-type ATP synthase subunit A, with protein MATDKVIKGSIERISGPLVVAKGMIGASMYDVVRIGEIGLVGEIIELKDEYASIQAYEETSGLKPGEPVVSTGEPLSVELGPGLIEQFYDGVQRPLKSIEDAAQSPYIAKGIDVPALDHSKKWDFEPRLKEGDQVSQGDVLGVVQETVLVEHRIMVPIGVSGKIKKISKGSFTVDDVVVVIEGDDKEKHDVRMAQKWPVRKSRPVAKRLPPVTPLTTGQRVVDTFFPIAKGGTACVPGPFGSGKTVIQHQLAKWAEAQIVVYIGCGERGNEMTDVLLEFPHLEDPRSGEPLMKRTVLIANTSNMPVAAREASVYTGITMAEYYRDMGYSVALMADSTSRWAEALREMSGRLEEMPGEEGYPAYLGTRLASFYERAGRAVCYGREAAEGSVSVIGAVSPPGGDLSEPVTQNTLRVTKVFWGLDAQLAYQRHFPAINWLQSYSLYTNKLDEYWDGEFDDEWTHTRVEAMGLLEEEDKLREIVRLVGIDALSRNERMILETAKSLREDFLHQNAFHETDTYTSMKKQFKMLSTIIKFHHYGTEALKNGAPMNELFNLSVREKIARMGLVAEDSLQQIDDLENVMKEEIAKLVPTGGESNVA; from the coding sequence GTGGCCACGGATAAGGTCATAAAAGGCAGCATAGAAAGAATATCCGGACCCCTGGTAGTCGCTAAGGGAATGATCGGTGCCAGCATGTACGACGTGGTCCGTATCGGGGAAATAGGTCTTGTCGGCGAAATTATTGAGCTGAAAGACGAATATGCCTCGATTCAGGCCTACGAGGAGACGTCGGGGCTAAAACCCGGCGAACCAGTCGTAAGCACCGGAGAACCCCTTAGCGTCGAGCTTGGGCCCGGACTGATAGAGCAGTTTTACGATGGCGTTCAGAGACCTCTCAAGAGCATCGAGGACGCCGCTCAGAGTCCTTATATAGCGAAGGGGATCGACGTCCCCGCCCTGGATCACTCGAAAAAATGGGATTTTGAACCCCGTCTTAAGGAAGGGGATCAGGTTTCCCAGGGAGATGTCCTCGGAGTAGTACAGGAAACCGTGCTGGTCGAACATCGCATAATGGTGCCTATCGGCGTATCCGGCAAGATAAAGAAGATCTCCAAGGGAAGTTTTACCGTCGACGACGTGGTCGTTGTAATAGAGGGCGACGACAAGGAGAAGCACGATGTAAGGATGGCCCAGAAATGGCCCGTCCGTAAATCCCGTCCGGTAGCGAAGAGGCTTCCTCCCGTGACTCCCTTGACCACCGGTCAGAGGGTAGTGGACACCTTCTTCCCCATAGCCAAGGGGGGAACAGCCTGTGTGCCCGGACCCTTCGGCTCCGGCAAAACGGTCATACAGCACCAGCTGGCCAAGTGGGCGGAGGCTCAGATAGTCGTCTACATCGGCTGTGGCGAGAGAGGAAACGAGATGACCGACGTCCTCCTGGAGTTCCCCCATCTGGAGGACCCCAGATCGGGAGAGCCTCTGATGAAGAGAACGGTCCTCATCGCCAACACGTCCAACATGCCGGTTGCGGCCCGAGAGGCTAGCGTCTATACCGGCATAACCATGGCGGAGTATTACAGGGACATGGGCTACTCGGTAGCTCTGATGGCCGACTCCACCAGCCGTTGGGCCGAGGCCCTCAGAGAGATGTCCGGTCGACTGGAAGAGATGCCAGGAGAGGAAGGTTATCCCGCATATCTGGGAACCCGACTGGCATCCTTCTACGAGAGAGCTGGTCGTGCAGTCTGCTACGGCAGAGAGGCTGCCGAGGGATCCGTATCGGTTATCGGGGCCGTCTCTCCTCCCGGAGGAGACCTCTCCGAGCCCGTAACCCAGAATACCCTTCGAGTTACAAAGGTCTTTTGGGGACTGGACGCCCAGTTGGCCTATCAGCGCCACTTCCCGGCCATCAACTGGCTTCAAAGCTACTCTCTCTACACCAACAAGCTGGACGAGTACTGGGACGGAGAGTTCGACGATGAGTGGACTCACACTAGGGTCGAGGCCATGGGACTGCTTGAGGAGGAGGATAAACTCCGAGAGATAGTGAGGTTGGTCGGAATAGACGCCCTCTCCAGAAACGAGAGGATGATACTCGAGACGGCCAAGTCCCTCAGGGAGGATTTCCTGCACCAGAACGCCTTCCACGAGACCGACACCTATACGTCGATGAAGAAGCAGTTCAAGATGCTTTCGACTATCATAAAATTCCATCATTACGGAACCGAGGCGCTGAAAAACGGTGCTCCCATGAACGAGCTTTTCAACCTCTCTGTCAGAGAGAAGATAGCCAGGATGGGACTCGTTGCCGAGGACTCGCTTCAGCAGATCGACGATCTTGAGAACGTGATGAAGGAAGAGATCGCCAAACTGGTTCCGACGGGAGGCGAATCCAATGTTGCCTAG
- a CDS encoding V-type ATP synthase subunit F, translating into MSDKSSRPMAAIGQYDTVLPFQAVGVKPFPVGENSDEVKKLLERLARENYAVVFVEEALFVENQDLISELNQEYPASMIPIPGIRGSLNVGLSAIRGNVERAVGMDIFAEK; encoded by the coding sequence GTGTCGGATAAAAGCTCTCGCCCTATGGCCGCGATCGGACAGTATGATACGGTGTTGCCATTTCAGGCAGTAGGCGTAAAGCCCTTCCCTGTCGGAGAGAATTCCGATGAGGTCAAGAAACTTCTGGAACGACTGGCCAGAGAGAACTACGCAGTCGTCTTCGTGGAGGAGGCCCTCTTCGTCGAGAATCAGGACCTCATCTCGGAGCTCAACCAGGAGTATCCCGCCAGCATGATCCCCATCCCAGGCATAAGAGGGTCTCTCAACGTCGGACTCTCCGCAATTCGCGGAAACGTGGAGCGAGCCGTGGGAATGGATATCTTTGCTGAAAAATAG
- a CDS encoding V-type ATPase subunit, giving the protein MAPAERYGYSVARLRAMENRLLDESLFQRLIECDGLDGAIKILGETVYAPWIMEMKSNEEFDSAIEAELHLAYDEISRFTPDEELVQLCRLPYDFHNVKVLVKSLILSKEGGDRRFDLLTSLGTIDTDSLVMAVESEEYRLLPFGLHRSIPQVLTHWDQNHDMLAIECALDRGLFEAMSDLVGKLSMPQVDLWFKRRVDAENVRTLIRLSRAQVESSTAVDFLHKGGDISIDRLISTLAEPIESWGRLLAFADVGTVFDHIQDSSDMETLLMVFDKILDDYVTDVLQEAKYGCFEPENVLRFSWLKEMEAKNLRVILVSIANGADRDMVRRLMRRVG; this is encoded by the coding sequence ATGGCCCCGGCGGAACGATATGGATATTCGGTCGCGCGTCTGAGGGCGATGGAGAATCGGTTACTCGACGAGTCCCTCTTCCAGAGGCTTATCGAGTGTGACGGTCTGGACGGAGCCATAAAAATACTTGGGGAGACCGTTTATGCCCCATGGATCATGGAGATGAAGTCCAACGAGGAGTTTGACTCGGCCATCGAGGCGGAACTTCATCTCGCTTACGATGAGATCAGCCGATTCACCCCAGACGAGGAGTTGGTTCAGCTTTGCCGACTGCCTTACGATTTTCACAATGTCAAGGTTCTGGTGAAGAGCCTGATCCTCTCCAAAGAAGGGGGAGATCGTCGCTTCGATCTCCTGACGTCTCTGGGGACCATCGACACCGATTCTTTGGTCATGGCAGTGGAGAGCGAGGAGTATCGCCTCTTGCCATTTGGCCTGCATCGCTCTATCCCGCAGGTGTTGACTCATTGGGATCAGAATCACGATATGCTGGCGATCGAGTGTGCCTTGGACAGAGGTCTCTTCGAGGCCATGTCCGATTTGGTCGGCAAGCTCTCGATGCCGCAGGTGGATCTTTGGTTCAAGAGGCGGGTAGACGCGGAGAACGTCCGTACTCTCATCAGGTTAAGTCGAGCCCAGGTGGAATCCTCTACAGCGGTGGATTTTCTACATAAAGGCGGGGATATATCGATAGACCGTCTTATATCCACTCTGGCAGAGCCTATCGAAAGCTGGGGAAGGCTTCTGGCCTTCGCTGACGTAGGAACTGTATTCGACCATATCCAGGATTCCTCCGACATGGAGACACTTCTGATGGTGTTCGACAAGATCCTAGATGATTACGTCACCGATGTACTGCAAGAGGCTAAGTACGGCTGCTTCGAGCCGGAAAACGTACTTCGTTTTTCCTGGTTGAAGGAGATGGAAGCTAAAAACCTGAGGGTCATCTTGGTTTCCATCGCCAACGGAGCCGATCGAGATATGGTGAGGAGGCTGATGCGTCGTGTCGGATAA
- a CDS encoding V-type ATP synthase subunit E, which translates to MSLSDIKKKIEADANAEAGKILDKAREQAGEITAEVKREVESMKDSYESRFESEKPEIMRRREIVAKLDVKKLELGARQQLVDEVYKGSLEKLRALSAAKYISFVESLLGKAVQTGDEEIVIGKGDKHLSETWLKGYNEKHKTNLTMSGEKTPITGGFVLKRDKISENASFDMLVRWLRDDLEADVVKRLFSE; encoded by the coding sequence ATGTCTTTATCCGATATAAAGAAAAAAATCGAGGCCGATGCCAATGCAGAGGCCGGAAAAATCCTGGATAAAGCTCGAGAACAGGCCGGAGAGATAACGGCCGAGGTAAAGAGAGAGGTGGAGTCTATGAAGGACTCCTACGAATCTCGATTCGAGAGCGAAAAACCGGAAATTATGCGGCGTCGCGAGATAGTGGCGAAGCTGGACGTCAAGAAACTCGAGCTCGGTGCCAGGCAACAGCTCGTCGACGAGGTTTACAAGGGATCCCTTGAAAAACTCAGAGCCCTTTCCGCCGCGAAGTATATTTCTTTCGTCGAATCCCTCTTGGGGAAAGCGGTTCAGACAGGCGACGAGGAGATAGTCATAGGTAAAGGGGACAAACACCTCAGCGAGACCTGGCTCAAGGGATACAACGAAAAGCACAAGACCAACCTGACTATGTCGGGAGAAAAGACTCCAATAACCGGAGGCTTTGTACTCAAGAGGGATAAAATAAGCGAAAACGCTTCCTTCGATATGTTGGTCCGCTGGCTTCGGGACGATCTTGAGGCAGACGTTGTAAAACGGCTGTTCTCAGAGTAG
- a CDS encoding V-type ATP synthase subunit K, whose protein sequence is MEHLGVMLTILGAALAAGFAGAGSAIGVGIAGESGAGVMTEDPGKFGLVLLLQALPGTQGIYGLLIAFFAMLKAGLIGGEPTMAITWLNGLGVLFACLPIAIAGYFSGIAQGKTSASCIQMIAKRPEETGKAVILPAMVETYAVLALLVSILLLNGIS, encoded by the coding sequence ATGGAACATCTCGGTGTTATGCTGACGATTCTTGGTGCAGCTTTGGCCGCCGGTTTCGCCGGTGCTGGATCGGCTATCGGAGTTGGTATTGCCGGTGAATCCGGCGCTGGAGTCATGACGGAGGATCCCGGTAAATTTGGTTTGGTGCTTCTGCTTCAGGCCCTTCCGGGAACTCAGGGAATATACGGTCTTCTAATTGCTTTCTTTGCCATGCTCAAGGCCGGCCTCATCGGAGGAGAGCCTACGATGGCGATAACCTGGCTCAACGGACTCGGTGTGCTTTTCGCCTGCCTTCCCATCGCCATTGCCGGATATTTTTCCGGAATAGCTCAGGGAAAGACCTCCGCTTCCTGTATTCAGATGATCGCCAAGCGTCCGGAGGAGACCGGTAAAGCCGTTATCCTTCCCGCTATGGTCGAGACCTACGCCGTTCTTGCCCTTTTGGTGAGTATCCTCCTGCTTAACGGGATCTCCTAG